ATTAAAGCCTCAATTTTTTGTTCGAAGGAAAGCATTTTATTTTTCAGGATTTCCAATAAAAGTTTTCTAAAAACTCTGATTGAACCTCTAGCCCATCTACTTTGTTGTCTTTTCACAGCTGGAATTGTAGGTGGAATTTCGGCTGGACAAGTTACATCCCTTAAGTAAATTGCTTTCCAACCTTTAAGTTGCATTCTATAGCTTGCATCTAAATCTTCAGCTAAAGTATCTGATTGCCATCCTCCCGCCTCTTCTAAAGCGCTTCTTCTTAAAATTCCTGCCGAACCATTAAAGTTTAAAAGAAAATTAGCTGCTGTTCTACCTGCCTGCTCAACTATATGATGCCCATCATAACCTATAGCTATAGCTTTAGTTGTAGCGTTATATTCTCTATTTAAATGTGTCCATCGACATTGAGCTATTCCAAGTTTTTCATCTTCAAAATAAGGCATCACTTTATCTAGGAAGTCGGGTGGAGGAACAAAATCAGCGTCAAAAATAGCTATAAAAGGATGTTTCGTATATTTCAAAGCATTTTGAAGAGCACCAGCTTTAAAACCCTCTCTATTAGAGCGGTGAATAACTTTAACGTCATATCCTTCTTTTTTATATTTTTCAGCAATCTTCTTAACTATTTCTGTTGTTTCATCTGTAGAATCATCTAAAAGAAGAATTTGAATTAAATCTTTTCCATAATGGTTAGCCATCGCTATGCATGCTTTCATTAAACGCTCTACAACATATTTTTCATTAAATATTGGAAGTTGAATTGTAACAGGTTTCTTTTTCCATTTTTCAATTTTTGGAAGCTTATAATTTTGAGCTTTTTGCATTAAAATATAAAAGTTTAAACCATAGGGGAAAAATAAAATAGATAAAACTGTGGATAAACCTAATAAAATTTGTTGCATAGTTAAACTCAATAAGCTTCCCCCAGGTAACTCCTATTAAATCTCCAGTTAATTTGTTTTAACTCATTAAATCAAGGAGATATTTAAGGCTTATAATTAACTTTGATATAAAGCTTTACTTGTTAAAATGTAAATTAAGGAATGAAGGAAGGCTTTTTAATAAGTTTTACATCTTAAATTTTTGTTAAAAATTGGTGTTTAGTATGGAAAGAGTATCAACAGGAATTAAGGGATTAGATGAGTTGCTTAAAGGAGGCTTCCCAAAAGGAAGATGCATCTTAATTGTTGGGGGTCCAGGATCAGGAAAAACTATTTTCGCTATACAATTTTTGAAAGCAGGCGCTGAAGCGGGAGAAAGAGGTTTATATGTAACTTTAGATGAAAGCTTAGAACAAATTAAAATGAATATGGCTTCTTTAGGCTGGAATATAGATAAACTTGAAAATGAAGGGAAATTGTTTTTGCTTGATGCTACACCTTTTAGGCAACCAAAAAAAGTTGAAGAAGAAAGCTTCATTCAAGAAACTTTTATGCCTTTAAAATTAACTTTAAAAGGATTAATAACTACTATTCAGAAAATGGTTAAGGAGGAGGATATACAAAGAATAGCTGTAGACCCTATAACTGCGTTAACTTTAAGATATGAAAAACCCTATAAAAAAAGAAGAGCTATTCTAGCTTTTTTCGATGCTTTAACAAATTCTGGATGCACATCTATTGTAACTTCAGAACTTAAAACAAGCATGCTTGAAAGATCTTTTCAAATAGAAGAATTTTTATCTCAAGGAGTTATACTACTTCATTCAGTAATTCATGAAGGAAATGTTATTAGAGCCATTCAAATAGAGAAAATGCGTGGTGTAGATCATGATCCTCAAATTAGACCCTACAAAATCACTTCAAACGGTATAGAAGTTTTCCCAAGAGATATAGTGTTTAAACCTTCATTAATTTAATAGATTTAACATAGAAAATTATGCCTTTCCCAGATTCAATAGAGAAGTTAAACCATTTAAGAGAGTGTTGTCTCCCTTTAACTTTTTTAATTCTAAGCATCCTTTTTTGTTCAGGTTCAGTTAATTGAAGTTCTATAATACAATCTGACGCTTCATCCATTTTTGTTAAAGTTTCTTTCGGAATTGCTTGCGTCATTGTAAAACAGAATTTTCCTCCTGCACCTTTAACTTTAGCTCCTGTAGCATGAATAAAAGAAATTATTGTTTCAGGCTTAATTGAAGCTAAAAGGGAAGCTGGAGAATCCATATATACATCAGCATTTCCATTAAGCTTACTAAGGATAATTGAAATTTCTGTTGCTAAACTAGTTAAATCTGTTGGTGAAGAAATAAAATGTTTTTCCTCCGATTCTTTACCTGCTAGTCCTGAATAACAATCTATAAATATAAAAGATTCTTTATCTTCAAATTCTTTAAGGTTTAAACCTAAACTTTGCATATTTTTCCTAATTTTTGATGGAAATTCATTATTAACGATATATATGCATTTTTTGTTTTTCTTTAAGCTTTCATAAGCTAAATTCTCCATTAAAACTGTTTTTCCAGATCCTGGTGGACCTAAAATCATCACTGTAGCTTGCTCAGGAATACCACCTTCAATAATCTTGTTTATAAATGAAAATGGTACTGAATGAAGTTTTCTTCTTTTTTTAACAACATAAAAAGCAAATAAAGATGCTGTAAAAACTATGAGAAAATAAGGGATTTTTCCTAGGAAGGGTAACTCAACAGGAATAATTATTTCTTCAGATTCTTTTAAATGAATATTAAGTGTTTTATCGTAGTTAAGGAAAGAAATTTTTAGAGAATAAGTTCCAGCTGGAATTTTCTCGAAAATGCTAGGTTCTATTAATGAGCTGGATTTAACATCTATAAGAGTGGAATTTTCAATTAAGCTTATTTTAGCATTAGATAAAGGTAAACCATAAAAGAGAACTCTTACTTTCAAAGAATAAACCCGTGTTTTTAACTCTATTGCTTCACTTTTATTTATTAAAAGTTTTTCATTTAATACAGTTTTATTATGCCAGTAAACTGTTAAATTGTAAGCTCCAACAATATTTGAAGGGGGTAAAGCTAAAGAAACTTCACCATTATAATTTGTCACTTCAAAAATTGATTGAAAATTGTTAGCCTGAATTAATAAGCTAGCATTTGGTAAAGGTTCACCATTATCATCCTTAATAATTAACGTAATTAAATAAGAGTAAGATACGTAAACTTTTTTTTCAATAGGATACATGTTTCTTGAAAAATCTGTAATTTTAAATATTATCCTATATGCTTCTATTGGAAGTGTTGTATTAACTTCATAAATTGCTGAATAAATTGTTGAACCAAAGCTTTTCATTGATATAGATTGATCATTTATTAATGTTTCTCCTTTAGAGTTTATTACTGAAATAAAAGCTGATTTAACATCTTCAATTGAAAATGGATCTGAAACATTCGCTTGAATTAAAACTGTTGTTTGCTCTCCAGTTTCATTAACTGAAAAAAATGTTTTAGATTTTCCAGCAGAATCTAAAATTGTTAAGTCAATTTTTAAATGATTTACACAAGG
This is a stretch of genomic DNA from Candidatus Bathyarchaeota archaeon. It encodes these proteins:
- a CDS encoding AAA family ATPase; this encodes MERVSTGIKGLDELLKGGFPKGRCILIVGGPGSGKTIFAIQFLKAGAEAGERGLYVTLDESLEQIKMNMASLGWNIDKLENEGKLFLLDATPFRQPKKVEEESFIQETFMPLKLTLKGLITTIQKMVKEEDIQRIAVDPITALTLRYEKPYKKRRAILAFFDALTNSGCTSIVTSELKTSMLERSFQIEEFLSQGVILLHSVIHEGNVIRAIQIEKMRGVDHDPQIRPYKITSNGIEVFPRDIVFKPSLI
- a CDS encoding glycosyltransferase; amino-acid sequence: MSLTMQQILLGLSTVLSILFFPYGLNFYILMQKAQNYKLPKIEKWKKKPVTIQLPIFNEKYVVERLMKACIAMANHYGKDLIQILLLDDSTDETTEIVKKIAEKYKKEGYDVKVIHRSNREGFKAGALQNALKYTKHPFIAIFDADFVPPPDFLDKVMPYFEDEKLGIAQCRWTHLNREYNATTKAIAIGYDGHHIVEQAGRTAANFLLNFNGSAGILRRSALEEAGGWQSDTLAEDLDASYRMQLKGWKAIYLRDVTCPAEIPPTIPAVKRQQSRWARGSIRVFRKLLLEILKNKMLSFEQKIEALIHLSYYSVHPLMFSAFLIALISAIFDIRLVNLTLIIEAMNVPGGATSLTQGLNFTLYIQKFIDKAWDAAISMPHWIVLNIMIFFCAVSMWIFYAYTLKLQGIKIKSQAKALASLALIGFGISLSNTIAVLQGLFARSSGSFARTPKYRIEKVTDTWRDKKYQITVNKMVFLEILLSLIGLIAIVKAFLDNNIGIIPILGVYVVSYFYVALLTKREAAPIKGSD
- a CDS encoding DUF2075 domain-containing protein; this translates as MKMKASLLTLLLMLLSLNLVLSPSFSQLTQSKSVTLFAVYNEALKAYEGKILTSTPKWGDIKISNASIGEVFTLHPPLGFDLEIYGVIFFKAWLKADTTIFGRLSFILSQVSPNGEEEEIIKTEQFLALSTKPDEYSAAVAGARYTIKKGYRIQYKIQFTPYEGKAKTYLLWNSEKTPTYIVLPCVNHLKIDLTILDSAGKSKTFFSVNETGEQTTVLIQANVSDPFSIEDVKSAFISVINSKGETLINDQSISMKSFGSTIYSAIYEVNTTLPIEAYRIIFKITDFSRNMYPIEKKVYVSYSYLITLIIKDDNGEPLPNASLLIQANNFQSIFEVTNYNGEVSLALPPSNIVGAYNLTVYWHNKTVLNEKLLINKSEAIELKTRVYSLKVRVLFYGLPLSNAKISLIENSTLIDVKSSSLIEPSIFEKIPAGTYSLKISFLNYDKTLNIHLKESEEIIIPVELPFLGKIPYFLIVFTASLFAFYVVKKRRKLHSVPFSFINKIIEGGIPEQATVMILGPPGSGKTVLMENLAYESLKKNKKCIYIVNNEFPSKIRKNMQSLGLNLKEFEDKESFIFIDCYSGLAGKESEEKHFISSPTDLTSLATEISIILSKLNGNADVYMDSPASLLASIKPETIISFIHATGAKVKGAGGKFCFTMTQAIPKETLTKMDEASDCIIELQLTEPEQKRMLRIKKVKGRQHSLKWFNFSIESGKGIIFYVKSIKLMKV